In the Pogona vitticeps strain Pit_001003342236 chromosome 2, PviZW2.1, whole genome shotgun sequence genome, GCAGGCACAAGAGACTTCTGCTCATCCTATACCTGGTACAACTGGCTTATCTTTGTGTTTGGATTGCAGGGCAATACAGCTacatgtttgaaaaaaaatgtttatattattttcatcatttatatgtttttaaaattatctgaTGTGTAGAAATTTTAAACACACCTATTTTTAAGATAACTGGCAAGTGCACCAAAAAACTAGcatttttttgtttccttatttccAGAAGAAAAGGCTGTTGTAACACTTTTGTGCTCACTTCCTCTTAACTAAAAGTCTCAAGATCCTCAAAACATGCTATTCTACCAGTTAACTAAGCACTAGTTATTTAATAAACTAATTAAAACTCACTGCTCAACTGACATTACAAATGACACCATAATGTTTCCATACAGTATGCTCATATAACATAGTCTTTCTTTCTGTATAGAAGCCTCGTCCTTGAGTTGGAGAAACCAACTCCAACAATATGGGAATATTTCTGATGCATTTATAACCTACACCTATTATGCATGCAATCTCATTGGCTATATGCAGATCACCCCAATGGGTTTTTGCCTGTGTTGTGTGGACATATATCCAGAACATGCCAGTGATTTACATAGTTTCAAATGTAAACTATTTAAGCTGACAAAGCATTTCACAAGTTTAACAATATGCCTTCAGTACTGTATGGGGTCAAAACAGAAAAGCCAGCCCTTAGACATAGCAGCAACTTGCTGTATAGGAAGATGAAGTTATGGTTGCAAGCAATCCAACACACAAGCCAGCAGCAGCAGATCAAATTGCAAGGTCCTCTTTGTCAAACCATATGTTAATTTCATATCCGGTAGTTAGAGATGCACCAATGATTCGTCTGCTCAACCACATGTCCATTTGGTAAAAATACTATAGAAGTCCAAGACTGTCAAATGGTTTCTTGTACTCAGCAGATAATCGTGTAGTAGTTTGAGAAAAGTTCTTCACCAGGCCCAATGTTTTGGAGAGCAACCAGAACTACACATCTCAGGGGCCTGTAAATTATATATTGAATGGGAAAAATCCGGAGTTGTTATGTACATATGTTTGTACTTGTACAATGTGAGTCAGTTTTTCTTTATTACAGTTCTGAACAAAAATCCATAATTTATTTGACAATAATTAATGATTTCAGTATCAGGCCCAGCAACATCTTACTAAAGTGCTCACCTCTGTACTTcatggctgtattttgtgtttggAAGATACTGCATAAATTCAATAGGAAAACATTTGGGGACATCAAATTCCTGGTAGCATACATTGGCTGCTTTGTCTAatggaaaaggggaaaggaaaaattattttaaaatgaaatgcattaAGTTGCTCCAGTATTAATATGCCTCTTAGATTTATTCAAAGAAATCGTCACCCGTGGCAATTGTTCACCAGCTTAATAAGAGATATATTAACATACTTTGAATATATTGGATGTAGCTATGGAAAGGAATTAATGGCTAGCCTGACAAAatcataaatgaataaaaaagggCCCTAATAGAGAATCTGAAGCTACAAATCAAAGTAACATACCGTAGTTTGCATTAGATTAGAAGTAGGAATGTGTCATTTAGATTTTTTGGACTCCCAAGTCTCAATTCTCCACACATTCCCCATCTAGACTTCTGGGAGTGCTAGACCATAGATCTACAATTACAGATATCCACAAAcgcctacattttgctcacctgcaGCAAGGCCTTCTTGGAGGCTGGACGGCCTTGTCTTATACCTACTTCCTGTTGTTTCAAATATGAAGCTGCCACCATGTTTCCTAGGTGTTGTAGTCGCACTGTCCTTTAGACTCCATAAAAGGTGCTTCCCAAAGAAATAGATGCCCAGGAAGAACTATGGCATTTTACTTTCAGGAATATTAACAACAGGAAGTAGGACTGAGAATGCCATCCAGCCTTTAAGACAAGACCCTGGTGTAGGTGAGTGAAGGGAATGTGTCTATGgcttggaactcccagaattctgcccagGGAATTTGTGGAGAATTCCAGGAATTGGcatccaaaaaaaaaccctaatggcATATCCCTAGTCAAAATTCACACTTCCACATGTTGCATTAATGGAGAGTTCAACAGCCAAATCTACTGGGGGTGGCAGAATCCTATTCGCACTTACCTCTTGAGCAATTGTTGACATATTGTCCAACTGCCAGTGGATTCTGTGTATCACTGGTAAGCCAAAAAACATCACTAGTTTTTAAAGGACCAAATTGATCTCTTTTGCTACATGACCTGAAAGAAATTGCAGGGTTAACTTGGAATATATATGCTTATCTTTATAGTTTTTTGAGCAACCACATATACCTCTTCAGAACAAACCTAAACAAATGCACCTCCCTCCAAATTAAATTCATTCATTGAGATTATATCATTCAACACTCAAGAATACTGTTCAATGCTCACAAGTGCTCAACGGGGCAGCATCTACAGAATTCATGGTATGCTAAACCAAACAGAGCACATCCAGCTTCCATAAAATGGACCTGACACATCCTCATCCATTCACAAGAACACATATGTAttcctcccttctctgcctccccttGACAGCCATCTTCAACCCACTGTGGGCTCCGCTGCAGTCCATGTATCACTCCTCCATTTTGGTCTGCATCAGTCTCCAGACCAAATTACCTTGGGTAACTTAAGCAGTCTCTAACAACTCCTAGTGTATCCTATTGCCTCTCCCAAATATAATAGGAAGACAGCAGTAGGggatgctttctctctttttttttttttggcagggggaTAACATAGCATGTTTTAGCAAGATGGCAGAACCACTATGCTGCAAAGTGAAACACCTGGCTTGCAGCTTACTACCACCTTCATTTTCAAAGAATGTCCCCAGATTCATATTCTTGCATATTCTGGGAAAggggatgatgatggtggtggtggtatcttGTTTCTCAGCTGCTCAATGTGACGATTGCCctcgtcactcatgccattcagtttcatgagctgatttgcatgaacctatgagaggactggagaggcggagtcagcagctacatgaggcttggcgggagaaggagtcagatagggctggttagtcagagagagggaacagatactgagagagatagagctggttaggaaaacaggtagagaaggtggtaatgatatagcaagagaaaagaagcatgtactgagaggactgttgatgatttgcttatgtaaaATGTGTATCTCAGAAacctctgttattattcaatctgcttcacttgaataaataaagcaaaatcaaaagcaaagcgtgctgcttatatatcgccccatagcgcttcaagcactctatgggtggtttacaagttaattatgcaggctacacattgaacccccccccccagcaagctgggtactcattttaccaacctcgggaggatagaaggctgagtcaaccttgagccggctacctgggattgaaccccaggtcgtgagcacagttttggctgcagcacagcaatttaatcactgcgccatgaggcacagtaaataagtaaataagttctgtttctgttcacaaatcAAGTGTTCAgataaatgtcatttatattgtggattgaggtaatccactggtggcagcgagaagaaaatgtgACGTGAGCCTCTGTGAGGGAAAGTCAAGCAAAggccacaagggtgaacaccacactcattaatttcttttcctttttctcttttctttctttctgctgtaattattttatttttaatttaatagaTTAGGAGACCATGGCCAGTGCCAAGAGGGTATTTATAGGCACACTGGTGATCTCAGacttaaaacagaaaacattcaaaCTACAAATCAGTGTGCCTTATTCAGCTGTTGTTTAGAAGCCGAGATTCCAGAAAAACACTGGCATGTAGGTCTCATTGCATCAACTTAATTTAGACATCAACTTTGTTTAGgatctccttcctgctttcattCAAGCTTATAAGAACTTTGCAACTTTAAAAACTGATAactgaaataattattttcctctttcctcaTATTTTTCCTTTGTGTTGCTTCTTTTAGATTATAAATCCAAGGGTAGGCCAATCTTGTTCGTTATTCATAATCATACAAGCCATCGTGGAAAGCTTCTTGGTTGAAGAACAAGGTTAAAAAGTGAATTGCTGACAAAACCATGCACCTGTTATACTTTTGAAGTTGTGGAGCTCAAGCATGAAACTGGCTGCAAAAAGCCTATCAGTAGTCTATCTATTCAATTTAGTATGCCCCAACCTAAGCATTCTTTACAATTGTTGTAGCTTAACTGTGTAGACAGAACTCCCACATTTCTAAGTACCAAATTAaacatgaattttaaaattaaacattagaATATTCAATGTCAAAACTGCTGTCAGACTTTGTGAAATAGTTTTCTATTCCTCTCACATTGTCAGCATCAACCTCTCTtaaatatttctatgcaaaagatCCCAATTTGGGCCCCAAATGATGCTGGCTGAAAATTCAGAGAATCCCAGATCACTGACCATGCTGGTTGAGGATATGGAGAATCCAAGTTTGGTAACCAACATTACGCCAGtgagaaatacaaaagaaaatcaGGACTTCCTCAATGCCAAAGCTGTGTAAGTGCACAAAGTAAGTTCTAGTTACCCCCTACTACTTAAAAAATTATGACACCACAAACCAGGTAGAAAGCAGAAAGCTAGCCATAGATCTGTAGCAAATATTTTATTCCATATCAAAACCCAACACTGAATGGCTTAATTTAGTTGGATTCAGATGCAGCCTCTACATGCAAAACAGGAATGGCATCATGAACAGCAACACACTGGTGATGACTAAAGGGGTCCTTTTGTGATTTTGAAGATGCACATTACTTCACCACATTGTATGAGCCTTGCACACCACGAAACCACAATAAGAAGCCTTTAATTGGTGGCAATCATTGCCAGTGATCTCGCTGCTGTTGCAAACTGCCCCACACAGCAGCATTTGAGACTATGAGTGGATTTTGCAAATATTAAATGGCTAGACTGGCATTTTTCTATCACATACCTACCTATATATGGCCTTTGATATTCCCTTGTCATTTCCATCAATAAGAACCCCATCTGCACATCTAAATATAAATGGATTGCCAATGGATTGAAACAATATAGGCTCATACTTTTCATAGATTGTACCTGTTTAAGACAAGAGCATCTATTTTAGGACAGGATTCTTATTAACTATGCACTATCAGCAAACAGATAGACACCCAATGAATATAATGAATGGATGCATTTCATTCCATACAAATCACTGTAATCAACAAGCTGCTTTTCCCTGATATAAAAATAGTCAATTATTTCAAAGCAAGCATTTGGAAAAACATAGCCATCTGTGTTTACAGGAtcaatgtcattttttaaagttttcagtattggtatgtgtgtgtgaaattctTGCCATTGCTTTGAGTAGTATCAGTTACATGTATCTACACATTTAGCTTTTATGTTATTACAACCTAGGTATCCCATGTTTCTCCAAGGAGCTTATGATAGCATGAATGGGGGCTATTCCAAGCTTTCATCACAACAGACCAGTGAGATACAGTAAGTTTGGCTGAATATTAGCAATTGGATCAAGGTCACCCAGTAGCTTCATGGCTGaccaacaattttaaaacagatcCCTACATGGCTCAGTACACACTAGATCCTCTACAAATGAGCGATAACCTCTGGAAGGCAGATgggttccactcccccccccccatgacagtGCTCTTGAGCATTTATTTCAGTGGCTGCATTCAAAAAGTGTAGTTTTTTTCCAGCATGGAAGTGCAGTGAAAAGAAAAAGTTTCCTCTTGCTCAATGTTTTCTTGatacagggaaaaataataaatggcaTAGGGTTCCTGTCAGGAAAATAGTGCCAACCCCTTGGATGACTTAAACAAAGAAGTCTGGAAAAGTTTCAAAGCTAAGGCACCCCTTGGTCTATAGTGGTCACAAGAAGTCCTCTTCTCCTTACCTACTCCCTTCTTTAAACCCAGTCCCATCCCAGCAAACAGAGAAAGGAGAGACGTCTCCATCAACTCTAACCATTGACCAGACATAGATGGAATTCCATTTTTCACTGAAGCCAACCAACTTCCAGTCATGGAAACAACAGGTTAGCTCtgagggagaagaaaggaagttGGATTCctgttgacttgttgctttgGCTAGGGACCCCTTGGAAAGACAGGAAATCTAGTTCCCCCACTCGAACTGTCCATCAGAACAAATTTAAGGCTCATCTTAATGAAAGCGAGGTCAATGGCAGAAAAACACTTTATATATAGAAGTTTAAATTTCTGCCATCTCAAAGAATTAGAGTTATGAAAGCCCCTCAAACGTTTCTCTCAGTTATTGACATTGAACTAGATGCATCAACAGTTTGATTCAGCTTAAAGCTACTGTGTACATTCCATACCAGGATACATAGACACAACTGTTCCTTTTGGAACAAAACCTTTGGATACAAAGACTCCTGTGCCAGCAGAAACCAATGAACTGTGCCTTCGAGTAATACTGAATCCCAGTGTGTTGAACAGAACTTCTTCAGGATTAAGGATATGTCTCTGCTGCTTGTCATTCATTGCTTTGGCTATTTCACACTGATCTGATT is a window encoding:
- the SETD9 gene encoding SET domain-containing protein 9, which encodes MTEEWGFLYLPSHGSFIYTPLGEEPGVCESHTPSPPAIRRVAFPWESFVMLRALRRRWESYKYRFVPWIALNLRHKRRTLRFVSEESKDKTVSDEDVLQTLLKTFRALFVNNLNRQTLLLNFLPEIKSKYPELQSDQCEIAKAMNDKQQRHILNPEEVLFNTLGFSITRRHSSLVSAGTGVFVSKGFVPKGTVVSMYPGTIYEKYEPILFQSIGNPFIFRCADGVLIDGNDKGISKAIYRSCSKRDQFGPLKTSDVFWLTSDTQNPLAVGQYVNNCSRDKAANVCYQEFDVPKCFPIEFMQYLPNTKYSHEVQRPLRCVVLVALQNIGPGEELFSNYYTIIC